A single window of Nicotiana sylvestris chromosome 3, ASM39365v2, whole genome shotgun sequence DNA harbors:
- the LOC104222504 gene encoding polygalacturonase inhibitor 2-like, producing the protein MLHKMKTSVVSLLYFSFFFLSQFSTSLSERCNPNDKKALLEIKKGLGNPYDLITWDPKTDCCTDWVEATLSCDDKNNRVTSLNLFKIEDVGYLSPAFGDLPYLQSLDINNVRNLSGPIPPTIAKLSKLTFLRISQTNISGPVPGFLSKLKKLTYINLSYNKLVGTIPPPLSQLSNLEFLGLDRNKLTGPIPESFGNFAGKLTYLYLGHNQLTGSVPKSFGGWSFETIDLSRNMLEGDISFLFGKDKTTFQMLLDHNKFAFDFSKAKFGKRLWRLDLNHNKIYGNLPAAITKQPWQLFNVSYNRLCGKIPQGGEIKNYDIYVYLHNKCLCDSPLPPCKS; encoded by the coding sequence ATGCTTCATAAAATGAAAACCTCTGTAGtttcccttctttatttttcGTTCTTCTTCCTTTCTCAATTCTCCACATCTCTCTCTGAAAGATGCAATCCAAATGACAAAAAAGCCCTCCTAGAAATCAAGAAAGGCCTAGGCAATCCCTATGACTTGATCACATGGGATCCAAAAACCGATTGTTGTACTGATTGGGTTGAAGCCACTCTCTCATGTGATGACAAAAACAATCGTGTTACTTCCTTAAACCTCTTTAAAATTGAAGACGTTGGCTACCTCTCGCCCGCGTTCGGAGACTTGCCGTATCTCCAAAGTTTGGACATCAATAATGTGCGCAATCTCTCAGGTCCAATTCCGCCCACAATTGCCAAACTCTCAAAGCTCACATTCTTGAGAATTAGTCAAACAAACATTTCAGGACCAGTCCCTGGATTTCTTAGTAAGTTGAAAAAACTAACATACATCAACTTGTCATACAATAAACTCGTTGGTACTATCCCTCCTCCACTTTCTCAGCTGTCAAATCTCGAGTTCCTTGGTTTAGACAGGAACAAACTTACTGGACCAATCCCAGAATCCTTCGGTAACTTTGCTGGAAAACTCACGTATCTTTACCTTGGCCACAACCAATTAACCGGGTCTGTGCCTAAATCTTTTGGTGGTTGGAGTTTTGAGACAATTGACTTGTCTAGAAACATGCTTGAAGGAGATATTTCTTTCTTGTTTGGCAAAGATAAGACAACATTTCAAATGCTTTTAGATCATAATAAGTTTGCATTCGACTTCTCGAAGGCAAAGTTTGGGAAAAGATTATGGAGGTTGGACTTGAACCATAATAAAATTTATGGGAATCTTCCAGCAGCTATAACGAAACAACCATGGCAGCTCTTCAACGTGAGTTATAACAGGCTTTGTGGGAAGATTCCACAAGGTGGGGAAATAAAGAATTATGATATTTATGTTTATCTCCACAACAAATGCTTGTGTGACTCTCCGTTGCCACCTTGTAAATCGTGA
- the LOC138887132 gene encoding uncharacterized protein yields MKHILNASCEYMKGLNPFEPLNRPNGPPPKPSIEEAPKLELKPLHSHLHYAYLDSSDTLPVIISSDLSELQEEKLLRVLREHKRAIGWTMSDIRGISPAFCMHKILMEEGHKPSIEQQRRLNPNIKEVVLARCEETNLVDIAKVEAIEKIPPPTSVRGIRSFLGHASFYHHLIKAISKISSPLCKLLEKDTSFKFDDVCLKAFDELKRRLVTAPIIIAPDWNFLFVLMCDASDIAIGAVLGQRKEKIFYSIHYASRTLNRAQMNYNVTKKELLTVVWAFDKFRSYLVGTKVIVYTDHNYQLLAITSDETPWYADYVNFIASGVTLPEFTADHKRQFLHDVRFYMWDEPFLYKQCADQLVSNKRYILVAVDYVSKWVEAIALPTNDAKLYKEKTKRRHDKHIQHREFEPGQEFLLFNSRLKLFPGKHKSRWVGPFVVISVTPYGTVELRDINSSGTFLVNGQRVKHYWGGDLKCHKTSVDLVDA; encoded by the exons atgaagcatattttgaatgcatcatgtgaatatatgaaaggtttaaatccctttgaacctttgaacaGGCCAAATGGTCCTCCTCCAAAGCCATCAATTGAAGAAGCTCCAAAATTGGAACTAAAACCTTTACATTCtcaccttcattatgcttatttggaTAGTTCTGATacgttacctgttattatttcttcTGACTTGTCTGAATTGCAGGAGGAAAAATTGCTGagagtactacgtgagcataaaagagcaattgggtggacaatgtctgacataagaggtattagtccagctttttgcatgcataaaattctcatggaggaaggaCACAAGCCGagcatagaacaacaacgccGCTTAAATCCCAACAtaaaagaggtg gtacttgctaggtgtgaagaaacaaatttg GTAGATATAGCAAAggtggaagcaattgaaaaaatacctccaccaacatcagttagaggcattcgcagtttcttgggccatgcaAGTTTTTATCATCATTTAATTAAGGCTATTTCAAAAATTTCATCTCCTTTGTGTaagcttcttgagaaagatacatccttcaagtttgatgatgtttgtctgaaagcatttgatgagctaaaaagaagattagttactgcaccAATTATCATTGCTCCGGATTGGAACTTTCTATTTGTGTTgatgtgtgacgcaagtgacaTAGCTATTGGAGCTGTTTTAGGGCAGCGGAAGGAGAAGATCTTTTACTCCATTCATTACGCGAGCAGAACTCTTAATCGAGCACAAATGAATTATAATGTTACTAAAAAAGAGTTGCTTAcagtagtatgggcatttgataagttcAGGTCCTATCTAGTGGGAAccaaagtcatagtttacacagatcacaactatcag TTACTAGCCATTACTTCGGATGAAACCCCAtggtatgctgattatgtgaattttattGCAAGTGGTGTGACTCTACCAGAATTCACAGCTGATCATAAAAGACAATTTTTACATGACGTGAGATTCTAcatgtgggacgagccttttctatacaagcaatgcgcagatcaattg gtgTCAAATAAAAG ATACATTTTGGTTGCagttgattatgtgtctaagtgggttgaggccattgctcttcctactaatgatgcaaAG ttgtataaagaaaagaccaagaggaggcatgacaagcacatccaacatcgtgagtttgagCCAGGTCAAGAATttctcttgtttaattcaaggctaaagctttttcctggaaagcATAAGTCTCGTTGGGTAGGCCCTTTCGTTGTGATAAGTGTGACTCCTTatggaacagttgaattgcgGGATATAAATTCAAGTGGTACATTCTTGGTGAATGG